The Streptomyces capitiformicae genome contains the following window.
AGCGTGAGGGACACAGACGTCAGGCAGAGGGCGTCGATCTCCACATGAGGGGCCGCGAAGGCGGTGGATATACGGGGCGCGAGCTCCACCATCGTGGGCCGCGGCACCGCCCCGGGCCCGCCGGTCGAGGGCTTTACCAGGCGTGGGGCCACCGTGGCCGGGCTTCCCTTGGAAACGTTGGTGAGCAGGTGCTCCGACTGCAGGATGCGCAGCGCCTGGCGTACGGCCCCGCGCTCGACCCCGAACTCGTCCGCCAACTTGGCCTGGGTGGGCATGCGTTGCCCCGGTCGCAGCTCACCGGACCGGATCCGGCTGCGCAACACGTCGGCCACCTCGTGATGTGACCTCTGGGGCCGCTGTGACGACTTCCGTCCATCGACGGCCGTGCGTTCCCGCTCCACGAACAAACACTACAACTTCGCGCCATCTTTGGGCAGTTCAGGGGAAGGTGGTTATGAGACGACTCCAAGCGGAGATAAGTAAGGTGGAGTTGGTCGCCAACTTTCACGACATGGTCAAACTTTCAGATGGTTGGTGACTCTGGCAACTGCCACACAGACTGACCGATCGACCTCCCTTCCGGAGGGGAGCCGGGAGTTCGACCGGTCCGCACAGTCACAACTGAATGGTTCAGCCACAACTGAATGCGCAGCCACAACCACAACTGAATAGCTACGGATACCCGCACACCATCATGGAAAGGTCCCAGCACAAGTCTCAGAAGATGTCCGGGCACCATGGGCGCCTGGACGTCCGCAGCAGGGCGTCGGCGACAGAGGCGGCGCCCTTCCGCTGTTCCCGCACCCGGCCGAGCGCGGCGAGCCGCACCGCCGACTCGTCGCCCAGCCACAGCACCGCCAGATCCGCCGCGTCCAGGACGAGATCGGCGTCCTCCCTGGTCGGCACAGAGCTCGCCCCGTCGGGCCCGGCGTCCAGCCGATAACGCCCACCGGCGAACCCGTCCCGGTCGACGACATCGAGCACGAGCGTCCCGGTCGCCGCGTACGACCGAGCCTCCAGCGCACGTACGACATCCAGGATCCGCACCCACATCCAGTCGGCCTGGGCGGTGACGCGGGCGGCACGCGGGTCGGGGAGGTAGAGCGGGAGGAGATCGTCGGGGGCCCGCCAGCCGGATTTGACCTTGGTGATCCAGTCGATCGAGCAGAGGTACTGCCACAGGGCGCGCTCGGCGGCCGGGGTCGTCGTGATCAGCCAGTTGACGTCGGCGGTGTTGTGCGGCTGCTTGTCGTGCCAGTTGTCGTCGGACTCGTACGCGACGATCCCCTCGACCTCGCCGGCCGCCGAGCGGTACACCGCGTAGAACGGATCGGTCCATGACGAACCGAGGCGCAGATCACCGGTGTTGATCCGCCACCAGCGCTCGTCGCGGCTGACCGCGCCGGGCTGGGCGCGGCGGAGCCGCTCGTGGAGTTCGGGCCCGAGTTTGCGTACGTCCGCGCCGTCGACGAGGTCGATACGGCCGCCGTCCGCCGGACCGGACCATCGCCGGTCGAGGCCGGTACGGGGTACGTCGATGGTCCACTCGGTGGACCAGGTGGCGGGGCCGAAGCCGTAGCGGCCGTAGATCGGGTACTCGGCGGCGATCAGGGTGGCGACGACGTCACCGCGTTCCTTCGCGGCCGTGAGGTCCGTGGCCATCATCCGGGTGAGGATGCCCCGGCGGCGGTGGGTGGAGGTGACGGTGACGTTCGAGATGGCGTCGGCGGGGACGGTCCGGCCGCCGACCGCGGTCAACTCCTGGGCGAAGGAACGGAACGTCCCCACACAACGATCACCGTCGAAGGCGCCCAGCGCACGGGACGGGACGATGTGGGACGAGCGGTCCTTGAGCTCCTGCGCGGACAGGGACTGCGGGGAACGCAGGAACCCGACGTCCAGCGCACGGAGCCAGACCGGAATCTCCTCCTCGGTGATGGCACGTACGTCGACGTCCTGGGCGAAGTCCGGTACGGAGGCGTCCTGTACGGAGGGGTCCTGTGCGGGGCTCATGGCAACACGCTAGGACGACGATGCCCAGGGTGTCGCGCCCTTTTACGGGGACGACGGACGGCCGCCGTCAGCACGGCCCCCTGGGCGCTCGTCACTTGGCGCCTGCCCGCCTGCCTGGGACGCGCCTGCCTGGGACGCGGACGCCCCTCACGTCAGCAGATCGTCCACCTGGGCCTCGCCCTCGCGGTACCGGCGGGCGATCTCGGCGCTGCAGTCGTCGGCCGTGCGCTGGAGTCGCCGGCGGCGGCCGGAGACCTGCCGCTCGTAGCGGACGAGGCGGGCCAGACCGGTGCCGAGCTCGTCGTCGGTGCGGGCGGCGAGGTCGGACAGTTCGACCTCGGCGAGCATCTCGGCGGCCAGCAGGCGGTACTCCTCCCCGTGCGGGGTGCCCACGGTGACGTGCCGGGCCGACGAACGCTGCCGGGCCGGGGCGTCGGTGAGGATCTCCGAGAGCCGATCGACCAGCGCGGACGCCCGCCCACCCGCCGGCTCCACCGACTCCGCCGCCCCGCCCCTGCGCGCCAACTCGGCCCGCAGGATGTCGATACGGCCCTGGAGCAGCCGCCGCACATAGCTGAGGTCGGCCTCGTCCTGCTGGGCGTCCCGGCGCAGTCCGCGCAACTCGGGCAGCCGCAGCCGGGACAGATCGAGCTCGGGCTGGTCGGGCGGCAGCAGCGGGCCGCTGTCCGTGCGCTGGACCGGCGGCCGGCAGACACCGGGTCCGGGTGCGGGCCCGGACCCCGGGCTCGTGCGGGTAAACGTGGCAGTGCCCGGGGGCTGCCCGGTACTCGATGTGCTCATACGCCTCAACCGTCCCCTCGACCGGTGTGTGTGAGCATCGTGCCACTCCCCGTGGCCGCCATGTGACCGAGTCACCGCGACCCACCCCCAGATGGGCGGTAGTGGATCTATGAGAAAGACCGGGCAAAGCACTCCTCAAACGCTGGTGATCACGAAACCCCCGTAAGGGGGACCCCCTTGCGTACGGCCGATGGACGGCGGCGGCATGATGGTCGGCATGCGTGCGGTGGTGCAGAGGGTCGACGGTGCGAGCGTCGTCGTGAACGGTGAGACGGTCGGGGCGATCGAGGGCGAGGGCCTGTGCGTCCTCGTCGGGGTGACCCACGACGACACCAAGGAGAAGGCGGCGCAGCTCGCCCGCAAGCTGTGGTCCGTGCGAATGCTGCACGACGAGAAGTCATGCAGCGACATCGACGCGCCCCTGCTCGTGATCAGCCAGTTCACGCTGTACGGCGACGCACGCAAGGGCCGCCGGCCCACCTGGAACGCGGCGGCCCCGGGCGACGTGGCCGAACCGCTGGTCGACGAGGTCGTCGCCCAGCTGCGATCCCTGGGGGCAACGGTCGCCACCGGCCGCTTCGGCGCCCAGATGCGGGTGTCCCTGACGAACGACGGCCCGTTCACAGTGCTGCTGGAGGCATAGCGCACCCGGGGCACGACTGCCCGCAGCCAGGACGCGGCGGACCTACTACGGCTCGACGACCACTTCCTGCGCCGCCGCCGTCGTGTCGGCCAGCAGCCGTGCGTCCACCGGTACGTTGCGCTTGACCAGGGCCAGGGCGACCGGCCCCAGTTCGTGGTGGCGTACGGACGTCGTGATGAAGCCGATCTTGCGGCCTTCCGGGCCGTCGTCCGCGAGCCGGATCTCCGCACCGCGCGCCGGAAGATGGACCTCGCTGCCGTCGAGGTGGAGGAAGACGAGCCGCCGCGGAGGCTTACCGAGGTTCTGGACCCGGGCGACGGTCTCCTGGCCCCGGTAGCAGCCCTTCTGGAGATGAACCGCGCTGCCGATCCAGCCCAGTTCGTGCGGGATGGTCCGGTGGTCGGTCTCGAAGCCGAGCCGGGGCCGGTGGTGCTCGACACGCAGCGCCTCGTACGCGAGGAGTCCCGCGGCCGGACCGTACTGCTCGGCGTACGACTCCAGGTCGGCACGCGGAAGGAACAGATCACGGCCGTACGGCGTCTCGCGCACGACGACACCTTCCGGAGCCTCGGCGATCGAACCGGCTGGAAGATGCACGACCGCGAAGTCGTCCGTCCGGTCGGCGACCTCCACCCGGTAGAAGAACTTCATCGACTCCAGATACGCGAGCAACGCCTCCCGCGTGCTCGTGCCCGGCTCGACATGGGCCCAGACCGTCGAGCCGTCGTCGACGAGATACAGCGCGTGCTCGATGTGCCCGTTGGCGGAGAGGACCAGCGCCTCGGTGGCCTGCCCGGGAGGGAGGTCGCTGACGTGCTGGGTGAGCAGCAGATGCAGCCAGCTGAGCCGATCCTCGCCGGAAACGGTGACGACACCCCGGTGGGAGAGGTCGACGAATCCGATGCCGTCGGCGAGGGCACGCTGTTCGCGGAACAGGTCGCCGTAGTGGGCGGCGACACCTTCGTCCACCCCCTCCGCGGGGACCGCGCCGGGCAGGGACAGCAGAGGGCTCTTCATACGTATAAGCCTACGACTCGGTAGTTGAGGCCTTGGTAGTTGAAGCCTTGAGCGTGCAGTCCTTGCACCGCCCGAAGATCGCGAAGTGCTTCAGGTCGGTGTCGAAGCCGAAGGTCTGCCGCAGTTTCGCGGTGAACTCGGCGGCCACCGCGACATCGGCCTCGATGACGTTCTCGCAGTCGCGGCAGACCAGGTGGATGTGGTGATGCCGGTCGGCGAGGTGGTACGTCGGCGCCCCATGCCCCAGGTGCGCGTGGCTGACCAGGCCCAGCTCCTCCAGGAGCTCCAAGGTTCGGTAGACCGTGGAAATGTTGACCCCCGACGCCGTCTTCCTCACTTCCACGAGGATGTCGTCGGGGGTCGCGTGCTCAAGGGTGTCCACGGCTTCGAGGACAAGCTGGCGCTGCGGGGTCAAGCGGTACCCGCGCTGCCTGAGGTCACTCTTCCAGTCGGTGCTCACCACACCAGAGAGTCTAGAACTACTTGAAGAAGGCGATGCCGTCGTCCGGCATGTCGTCGGGGAGGGCCTTGGCCCAGCGCTCGACGTCCTCGGGGGTGACGACCTTCTTCAGGTGGGCGGACATGTAGGGGCGCAGCTCGACCTCGGGCGTGGCCTTCTCGCCGACCCACATCAGGTCGCTGTTCACATAGCCGTACAGCCGCTTGCCACCGCTGTAGGGCCCGGAGGCCGCCGTACGCGCGACGGCGTCGGTGACCAGGTCGATCTGCGGCTTCTGCTTGGCCAGCTCGCCGTACCAGACCTCGACGACGCCGTCGTCACGGGTCATGACGATCTCGACCTTGCGGTCGGCGTCGACTCGCCAGAAGCCGGACTCGGTCTCCAGCGGGCGACGCTTGTTGCCGTCCTTGTCCAGCACCCAGGTGTGGGAGCGGTACTCCAGGAAGTCCCGGCCGTCGTGGGAGAAGGTGACCTCCTGGCCGAAGTTGCACTTCTCGGCGCCGGGGAAGTCGTGGACACCCGCGCCCGCCCAGCTGCCGAGCAGGAAGGCGAGGGGGACGAGGTCCTTGTGCAGGTCGGACGGGATCTCGATCATGAGCAGCTCAGAAGTCTCGTACGTCGGTGGGTGGCGGGGATCAGCGCTGGCCCTGGTACAGCTTCTTCACGGCCAGGCCGGTGAAGGCGAGCACGCCGACGCAGACCAGGACCAGCAGGGCTTCGAAGAAGATCTCCACGGGGTGCTCCTCGGATGAGCGGAGGGTCGTTACGACACAAGGCCGGGCCCCAGCTTACGCGGCCGGGGCCCGGCTCGTTCCGCCAGGCTCCGCGTCCCGCTCGGCCGGGCATCTGGCTCTACCATTCCGACATGGCGAAGAAGCTCGTGATCAAGGTGACGGCGGGGGCCGACGCTCCCGAACGCTGCTCCCAGGCCTTCACGGTGGCCGCGGTCGCCGTGGCCAGCGGTGTCGACGTCTCCGTCTGGCTGACCGGCGAGTCCGCGTGGTTCGCGCTGCCGGGCCGGGCCGCCGAGTTCGAGCTCCCGCACGCGGCACCGCTCCCCGACCTGATCGACTCGATCCTGGCCGGCGGCCGCCTCACCCTGTGCACCCAGTGCGCCGCCCGCCGCGACATCACCGAGGAGGACGTCCTCAAGGGCGTACGAATCGCCGGGGCCCAGGTCTTCGTCCAGGAGTCCCTGGCGGACGACACCCAGGCCCTCGTCTACTGAGACACCCCGCCTACTGAGAGGCGTCCACCCAGAGGCAGAAGGGGTGCCCGGACGGATCGAAGAGCACCCGTACGTCGTCCTGGGGCTGGTACTCGGCGAGCCGCGCCCCTTCCGCCACGGCCCGCGCGGTCTCGGTCTCCAGGGCGGCGAGGTCGTCGACCTCGATGTCGAGGTGCAGCATCATCTGCTGGTCACCTGGTCTGCGGGTGGGCCAGACGGGCGGCACGTACTCGGGTTCGGTCTCGAAGGCGAGGGACATGCCCTCGGTGCCGGGCGGCGGGCCGATGAGCACCCAGCCGGGTTCCTCGCGGCGCACCTCGTAGCCGAGCAGGCGTCGGTAGAAGGCGGCGAGTTCATGGGCGTCGTGCGCGTCGAGGACCACGGTGGACAGGGACAGGCGCGTAGGCGACATGCGTACGTTCCTACTGCCGCCGTTTCTTGCCGTCCAGCTCGTCCCACCACTCATCGGACTTGGGGTCGCCGGAGGGGTCGTCCCACCACCGGTCGTCGGGGCCCCGACGGTTGGCGACAACGGCGGCGAGCGGCGGGATGACCATCGCGACCACGCACATGCCCACCGCGACCGGCACCGACCAGAGGCGCACGACACCCCAGGCCAGAACGAACAGCGCGAGGCACGTGCCCATCATGACGAAGTAGAGGTGGCGCCGGCGGGCGTACATGCCTCCAGCGTAGGCGCGGGGCACAGCAAAGGGCCGCACCTCCCGGGACACCGGGAGGTGCGGCCCTCGGCCGCTGCATACGAACACTCAGACCGCGATCGCGACCTCGGCGAGCGCGCCCTTCTCGGCGACGACGACCGTACGGTCGGCAGTGCCGCCGGGGACGAGGGCGCGGACGGTCCAGGTGCCCTCGGCCGCGTAGAAGCGGAACTGGCCCGTCGCGGAGGTGGGGACCTCCGCGGTGAACTCGCCGGTCGAGTCGAGGAGACGGACGTAGCCGGTCACCGGCTCGCCGTCGCGGGTCACCTGACCCTGGATGGTGGTCTCACCGGGCTTGATCGTCGAGGCGTCGGGGCCGCCGGCCTTCGCACCGCACATGTTGGACTCCTTGAGGGGTAAAGGTCGGGACTTACTTGTTGGCGCCGAGCTCGATCGGGACGCCGACCAGGGAGCCGTACTCGGTCCAGGAGCCGTCGTAGTTCTTGACGTTCTCCACGCCGAGCAGCTCGTGCAGGACGAACCAGGTCAGCGCGGAGCGCTCACCGATACGGCAGTAGGCGATGGTGTCCTTCGCCAGGTCCACCTGCTCCTCGGCGTAGAGCTCCTTGAGCTCGTCGTCCGACTTGAAGGTGCCGTCGTCGTTGGCGTTCTTCGACCACGGGATGTTGCGGGCGCTCGGGACGTGGCCCGGACGCTGCGACTGCTCCTGCGGCAGGTGGGCCGGGGCGAGCAGCTTGCCGGAGAACTCGTCGGGCGAGCGGACGTCGACCAGGTTCTGCGAGCCGATCGCGGCGACCACGTCGTCGCGGAAGGCGCGGATCGCGGTGTTCTGCGGCTTCGCCTTGTACTCGGTCGTGGGGCGCACCGGCACCTCGTCGACCAGCTCGCGGGCGTCCAGCTCCCACTTCTTGCGGCCGCCGTCGAGGAGCTTGACGTTCTCGTGGCCGTACAGCTTGAAGTACCAGTAGGCGTACGACGCGAACCAGTTGTTGTTGCCGCCGTAGAGGATCACGAGGGTGTCGTTGGCGATGCCCTTCTCCGACAGGAGCTTCTCGAAGCCGGCCTGGTCGACGAAGTCACGGCGCACCGGGTCCTGGAGGTCCTTCGTCCAGTCGATCCGGATCGCGTTCTTGATGTGGTTCTTCTCGTAAGCGGTCGTGTCCTCGTCGACCTCGACGATCGCGATGTTCGGGTTGTCGAGGTTGGCCTCGACCCAGTCGGCGTCGACGAGGACGTCGCTGCGGCTCATGATCTTTCTCCTCCGGGGCAGTTGCGGCGGGTTGCCTCCGGCGGTTCGGCCGGGGGCGCGCAGGGATGGCCCTGGCTGGACAGGGCGCAGGCATAGGGGGAACGCGGCAGTGCGAACTGCTGCTCAGAAAGTGCGACAGAGCATGGCGGCGACGCGGCACAGGTCGACTGCCCGCCGCTTCGTGAGATCCGCCTGTCCCCGCGGTCGGAGGACGCTCAATTTGCACTGCATGAGGCTCGATCGTAGGGACGCAGGGGTGGGCGTGTCACCGGCGTGTTGAATTATGAGACACCATCGTCCGATATGTGAGACACAGGAAGGTTCCGGGGCCTGATCGAAGGGCGCCGGGGACTGTGCAGCCGTCATCACATCTACGGTACGGACGGCGGCGTCTCGCCTTTCGGACGCCCTGGCTCCGCTGGAACCGCACGTGGTCCGGCGTGGTCCTACCCGACCAGCGAGATGTTCGAACCCTTCACCGTGATCTCCACGCCGTCCGACGCCGCCTCGACCTTGTCGAGCTTGATGCCGCCGGGGAGGTCGTCGATGGCCTGCTGGAAGTCGGTGATCGAGCGGACGGCGTTCTCGGCGAGGTCGGCGCCGCCGAGGCCGGGCAGGGAGTCGGCGCGCACCTCGACGGTGTCGTCCTTGACGCTCACCGTGCTGAGTACGGAGAAGGTCTGCTTGCCGAGGACCGGGATATCGGCCTCGATCGCGACCTTGATCTTGCCGTTGCCGCCGTCGGAGAGGCCCACGACGCGGGCGGTGGTACCGGGGGCGACGTCCGTGGGCTCGGACTTGGCGGCCTTGAGGAGTTCGTCGTACGCGATGGTCGCGGTGCCGGTGGCGCTGGCGGCGGTGGCGGAGCGGTAGTCGGTGGAGAACGCGACGCCGCGCATGTTCGCCTTCAGGTCGGCGATACGGATGCTTTCGTCGGCGTTGCCCGTGGGGGCCTCGTAGTCCGCGATGCCGACCTCGACGTCGTCCAGTTCGCCGCTCGCGACCTGGGTGAGGAAGGGGAAGCCCTTGATCGACACGTCCGGCGTGGCGGCCAGGCCCTCGCTGCTCTTCAGCTGCGCCGCCGCCTCGTCCTCGGCGAAGCCGACGGCGACACGGTCCGCGATCGCGAAGAGGCCGCCCAGGATCACGGCGACGATGACAAGTATTCGCAGTGCGCGCATGTCTCGGTGTTCCCCCCGTTGTGCCACTCGGCGGTCGGTCCCTTCCCCGCGAGGGTAATCGCGGCGGCGGAAGGCCGGAGAGCGTTCACGAGCCTTGTCGATCACCTGTGACAGGCCTGCGGGCCCGTCTTGAAGGACCGCAGGCCCTTCAAGGGGCGCAGCCCTGGGATGGGACGGGTAGGGGCGGCGGGGGCGAGAAGGCGGTCAGGCGAGCGCGCGGCCCAGCAGATACACCGCCGGGGCCGCCGCAGTCAGCGGCAGGGCCACCCCCGCCGTGAAGTGCACGAAGCGGGACGGGTAGTCGTACGAGGCGACTCGGTGGCCGATCAGGGCGCACAGGGCAGCCGCGCCGCCCAGCAGCGCACCCGACGTACCGAGGTCCGTCGCGCCGCCCACGGCGATCCCCGCCCCCGTCGCCGCCAGCAGCGACACGACCACCGAGGCCGCTGTCGGCAACGGCAACGCGCGGGCCAGCACGGCCACGGCCACCGCGACCCCGCCCACCGCCACCGCGTCCGCCACGGCCGCCAGATACCCGGCCGCGATGATCGACAGCGCCGCGGAGGCCACCGTCGCCATCAGGCCGTACATCCGCTCGTCCGGATCCGCGTGGCTGCGCAGCCCGAGCACGATGCCGAGCAGCACCCACACCCCGAGCGTCCCGAGGATCGCGGCGGGCGCGTGTTCCCGGCCTGCCGCGAAGAGCGCCACGTCCGCCGCGAGCGCGCCCGCGAAGGCCAGCACGATGCCCTGCCGGGCCGGCCACATACCGTTCAGCCGGAACCAGCCCGCCGCCGTCACGGCCTGCAGGATCACCAGGGGTACGGCCAGCGCGTACTCCCCGATCGCCGCCGCGCCCGCCAGCAGCAGGCCCAGTACGGCCGTGATCAGCGCCGGCTGCATCCCCGGCTCGATGATCGGGGACCGGCCCTCGGCGCGGGCACGCTGGGCGTCGGTGACCCGGGCGTTGCCGGTGAGAGTCGGGGGACCGTAGCCGGGCTCGGGCTGGGGTACGGGCGGGTGCGCCACCGACTGCGGCTGCGGCTGCGGCTGCGGCTGGGCCTGAGCCGCATAATGCCCGTTCTGCCCGTCTTGCCCGACGTACCCGCCCGTCTGCGGCGGCAGATACGCCGTCTCCGTCAGGTTCCCCGCGACCGGCGCCTGCGGCTGCACCTGGGTGTCCCAGGTCTGGCCGTCCCACTGCTGGGTGTAGTGCTGGGCATGGACGGCCTGGCTCTCGTCGTACCCCTGCCAGTGCGGCTGGGCCGGCTCCGGGTACTGCTGCGGCTGCTGCTGGTGCTGGTGCTGGTGCTGGTGGGCGTCGTACCCGTACGGCTGGTTGCTCATGATGTGGGGGGTCACCCTCCTGCGAACGGCGGGAGCACCTCGACCGTGCCGCCCTCGGCCAGACGTACCGTCTCATGTTCACGGGTGCCCACCGGGTCACCGTCGACGAGGAACGAGCATCGCAGCAGTACGCGGGCGAGCTCGCCGGGGTGGCGCTCGCGGGCCTCGGCGAGGGCCTCGGCGAGCGTGGTCGCGTCGTAGGGCTCCTCGGCGACGCCGGCGGCGGACTTGGCGGCGGCCCAGTAGCGGACGGTGCCCTTTGGCATCTGCGTTCCTCTGGATTAGTCGTGACGGGCATCAGGCTACGGGGGACTCGGGGCCGTGGGGAAACCGCAGACGCCGCGAGCCCCCGGCGCGCCCGGACTATCGGGGCGCGGCCGCCTTCACCAGCCACTCCCCCATCCGCTCCAGCAGTTCCTCCCCCGCGGCGTCCTCCGCGTGCCCCATCCCGTGCTCCAGCCACAGTTCCCCGTTCTCGCCGGCC
Protein-coding sequences here:
- a CDS encoding GNAT family N-acetyltransferase codes for the protein MSPAQDPSVQDASVPDFAQDVDVRAITEEEIPVWLRALDVGFLRSPQSLSAQELKDRSSHIVPSRALGAFDGDRCVGTFRSFAQELTAVGGRTVPADAISNVTVTSTHRRRGILTRMMATDLTAAKERGDVVATLIAAEYPIYGRYGFGPATWSTEWTIDVPRTGLDRRWSGPADGGRIDLVDGADVRKLGPELHERLRRAQPGAVSRDERWWRINTGDLRLGSSWTDPFYAVYRSAAGEVEGIVAYESDDNWHDKQPHNTADVNWLITTTPAAERALWQYLCSIDWITKVKSGWRAPDDLLPLYLPDPRAARVTAQADWMWVRILDVVRALEARSYAATGTLVLDVVDRDGFAGGRYRLDAGPDGASSVPTREDADLVLDAADLAVLWLGDESAVRLAALGRVREQRKGAASVADALLRTSRRPWCPDIF
- a CDS encoding RsiG family protein, which translates into the protein MSTSSTGQPPGTATFTRTSPGSGPAPGPGVCRPPVQRTDSGPLLPPDQPELDLSRLRLPELRGLRRDAQQDEADLSYVRRLLQGRIDILRAELARRGGAAESVEPAGGRASALVDRLSEILTDAPARQRSSARHVTVGTPHGEEYRLLAAEMLAEVELSDLAARTDDELGTGLARLVRYERQVSGRRRRLQRTADDCSAEIARRYREGEAQVDDLLT
- the dtd gene encoding D-aminoacyl-tRNA deacylase is translated as MRAVVQRVDGASVVVNGETVGAIEGEGLCVLVGVTHDDTKEKAAQLARKLWSVRMLHDEKSCSDIDAPLLVISQFTLYGDARKGRRPTWNAAAPGDVAEPLVDEVVAQLRSLGATVATGRFGAQMRVSLTNDGPFTVLLEA
- the ygfZ gene encoding CAF17-like 4Fe-4S cluster assembly/insertion protein YgfZ, which translates into the protein MKSPLLSLPGAVPAEGVDEGVAAHYGDLFREQRALADGIGFVDLSHRGVVTVSGEDRLSWLHLLLTQHVSDLPPGQATEALVLSANGHIEHALYLVDDGSTVWAHVEPGTSTREALLAYLESMKFFYRVEVADRTDDFAVVHLPAGSIAEAPEGVVVRETPYGRDLFLPRADLESYAEQYGPAAGLLAYEALRVEHHRPRLGFETDHRTIPHELGWIGSAVHLQKGCYRGQETVARVQNLGKPPRRLVFLHLDGSEVHLPARGAEIRLADDGPEGRKIGFITTSVRHHELGPVALALVKRNVPVDARLLADTTAAAQEVVVEP
- a CDS encoding Fur family transcriptional regulator, whose protein sequence is MVSTDWKSDLRQRGYRLTPQRQLVLEAVDTLEHATPDDILVEVRKTASGVNISTVYRTLELLEELGLVSHAHLGHGAPTYHLADRHHHIHLVCRDCENVIEADVAVAAEFTAKLRQTFGFDTDLKHFAIFGRCKDCTLKASTTKASTTES
- a CDS encoding FABP family protein, whose amino-acid sequence is MIEIPSDLHKDLVPLAFLLGSWAGAGVHDFPGAEKCNFGQEVTFSHDGRDFLEYRSHTWVLDKDGNKRRPLETESGFWRVDADRKVEIVMTRDDGVVEVWYGELAKQKPQIDLVTDAVARTAASGPYSGGKRLYGYVNSDLMWVGEKATPEVELRPYMSAHLKKVVTPEDVERWAKALPDDMPDDGIAFFK
- a CDS encoding DsrE family protein, translating into MAKKLVIKVTAGADAPERCSQAFTVAAVAVASGVDVSVWLTGESAWFALPGRAAEFELPHAAPLPDLIDSILAGGRLTLCTQCAARRDITEEDVLKGVRIAGAQVFVQESLADDTQALVY
- a CDS encoding VOC family protein, which translates into the protein MSPTRLSLSTVVLDAHDAHELAAFYRRLLGYEVRREEPGWVLIGPPPGTEGMSLAFETEPEYVPPVWPTRRPGDQQMMLHLDIEVDDLAALETETARAVAEGARLAEYQPQDDVRVLFDPSGHPFCLWVDASQ
- a CDS encoding DUF3099 domain-containing protein; its protein translation is MYARRRHLYFVMMGTCLALFVLAWGVVRLWSVPVAVGMCVVAMVIPPLAAVVANRRGPDDRWWDDPSGDPKSDEWWDELDGKKRRQ
- a CDS encoding DUF1416 domain-containing protein, translated to MCGAKAGGPDASTIKPGETTIQGQVTRDGEPVTGYVRLLDSTGEFTAEVPTSATGQFRFYAAEGTWTVRALVPGGTADRTVVVAEKGALAEVAIAV
- a CDS encoding sulfurtransferase, whose amino-acid sequence is MSRSDVLVDADWVEANLDNPNIAIVEVDEDTTAYEKNHIKNAIRIDWTKDLQDPVRRDFVDQAGFEKLLSEKGIANDTLVILYGGNNNWFASYAYWYFKLYGHENVKLLDGGRKKWELDARELVDEVPVRPTTEYKAKPQNTAIRAFRDDVVAAIGSQNLVDVRSPDEFSGKLLAPAHLPQEQSQRPGHVPSARNIPWSKNANDDGTFKSDDELKELYAEEQVDLAKDTIAYCRIGERSALTWFVLHELLGVENVKNYDGSWTEYGSLVGVPIELGANK
- a CDS encoding LmeA family phospholipid-binding protein — translated: MRALRILVIVAVILGGLFAIADRVAVGFAEDEAAAQLKSSEGLAATPDVSIKGFPFLTQVASGELDDVEVGIADYEAPTGNADESIRIADLKANMRGVAFSTDYRSATAASATGTATIAYDELLKAAKSEPTDVAPGTTARVVGLSDGGNGKIKVAIEADIPVLGKQTFSVLSTVSVKDDTVEVRADSLPGLGGADLAENAVRSITDFQQAIDDLPGGIKLDKVEAASDGVEITVKGSNISLVG
- a CDS encoding MoaD/ThiS family protein; this translates as MPKGTVRYWAAAKSAAGVAEEPYDATTLAEALAEARERHPGELARVLLRCSFLVDGDPVGTREHETVRLAEGGTVEVLPPFAGG